Genomic window (Corvus cornix cornix isolate S_Up_H32 chromosome 4A, ASM73873v5, whole genome shotgun sequence):
CTCCTCGGACAGCTCAGCCTTTCCTCCACCTCACCCCACAGCTGAGCCTGGGGCCCGACCCAGTAAGAGCTGGTCCTACACAGGCTTgatagaatcccagaatggtttgggtgggaagggatcttaaagttcatcccatcccacccctgccacaggcagggacaccttccactgtcccaggctgccccagcccctgtccAACCTCGTCTGgaacattcccagggatccaggggcagccacagccacagcctggcGGCACACGGAGGGAGCGAAGGAGGGTACAACCCCCGGCCGGGACAGTGCGGGAGCCGCGGCTCCATCCCGCTCCCGGGGTGCCCGGAGGTTGCGGGGGACACAGGAGCGGAGCCCCTGCGGGCGGGGGGTTCCGAGGAGGCGGCGGCCCTGGTTCGGTTCGGTTCGGTTCGGTACTCACCGGCTGCTCGGCTCCCTGCGCTCCGGTcccggcggcagcagcagctcccggtgccggtgccggggGTTTTGGCCCCGCACCGGGGGCGGGGCTCAGGAGGCTCCGCCCGCCAGCGGCCGCGCGGTCCGGGGGTCCCGGGGAGTCCCGGGGTCACCCCCCTGACCCCAAACCTCCCCTCCGGCCCAGCGGGACCCTGCCCGCTCCCCACAAACCCCGCACAGGAGCTGGCACACGCGGCCCGGGCTCGGCTCCCGGGGAACAAGCGACGAACGGGCTCAAGTTGTGCCAGGCGAGGGTCGGGTTGGGTATTGGGAAAAATTCCTTCgtggaaagggctgtccagccctggcacagctgcccagggcaggggtggagtcaccaaccctggagggatttaaaagctgcGTGGATGtagcacctggggacaggggttAGGGTGGACTGTGGTGGACTGTAGGTGCTGGGGTTGGACTTGGTGGTCTTGgggggcttttccaacctcagtgattccaCGATTCTCTCCCACCGGTTTCCCAGAGAGCTGTCAAGCCCAGAGCTGTGTCTGGGCACTGCCCTGGATCCTGGTCAGCAGCGTGAGGGAGACACAGGGGTTTATAAAAAGAtgagcaggagctctgctttctttgctgttgGCTCTAAACTCACTCAGGAATTGGAGCAGCCGATCCCACTCCTGCAGATCCCCTGCTGTACCCCTCGCACAAGCCCTaggcctggctctgcctgtgaATCCCCACCGATGCTGAGGCGCTCAAGGTAGGGCTGGTGCTAAAAACCACTCCCCGAACAGCAGTGACCCCCAAATATTAACCACCCCCAAACGGGGACCAGCTCCCGAGAGCCACCAGCCCAAACAACAGCAGACACCCCCAGCATTCACCAcccccaacagcagcagcccctcctgTGCCCACACTGGGGATCAGGAAAGACCAAGACAGAAACTCCCCGATTGTTTCTGAGGTGAACCCCAAAGCCCGCAGGGGCAAAGAGCCCCGGAGAACAGAACCCGGAGCGTGACAAAAGCCAACGGGAGCGGAGCCAGGGCTCCATGAATGAGCTTTGCCACCGACTGGGGAGGGGGTTTATTTCGTGAGGCTGGAACAGAACAGCTCCGAGCCAGCCCTGCGTGTCCAGCAGCGCCGGGGCCGCTCCGGGGCAGGCGGAGGCTCTGAGGCGGCGGGAGGAGGCCGCGGCCAGGCCGGTGCCGGGCTGCCCTCAAGCGGAGTTTCCAGCAATGTCCCACACGCACTGCCGGGGATAAACACCCTGCGGACACGTTTGTGGGTCGGCAGTGAACAGAGGAAGCTGGCGCTTCCCAGCGAGCTCCCCGTGCCCCCGCGCCGGTGCTGGGAACGTGAAATTCAACAGGACTTTTCCTGCAAAGAGCTGCCTCCTGTGTCAGCGCCCCTGCCCCGTCCtagagtcatggaatcacagaacagcttgagtgggaagggaccttaaagtccatccagttccaccccctgccccgggcagggacacctcccactgtcccaggctgctcccagccccaatgtccagcctggccttgggcactgccagggatccaggggcagccccagctgctctgggcaccctgtgccagggcctgcccaccctaGGAAGGAATTTGAAAGGCTGGGGGCTGCTCTTGCAGCAGGCACAGTCCCACCCTGAGCAGTGGCTGGACACAGTGTTGGTTTCACAGATGACACTCGACTGTGCCGGTGGCCTCTGGAACCATCTGTGGCCTCATGGTGTCCCAAATTTATCTGTTCCTCCAGACtcaacagctctgctgctctctggagctTATCAGCTCCCAGGGGGTCTCACCAGCTATCTCAGAGCACAAGCTCCTCCGGGAAATGCTTCCCCACCCATCCCAACTGTACCCATCCACAGGGAAGGGACCTTTGCAGAAAAagagcccagccctgagcagggtGCCTGAGAAGGTCTGGGTGCCTTCAGACCAGGGCTGGGTGCAGGCTGTGGTGGAATGTGGAACATGGAatctctcctccctctcagGCCAGCAACATGGAAAGGCTCATCCAGTCCTTCATGATCCCCTCAGAGCTACCAGATGTGCCCAAAGCCATGGCTCTGTGATGGGACCATTCCAGCAGCCCAAAGCTTCCTGGGGCGCTGGCTCCAGCTGCAATTCCCTGTTCTGCCCCTCACAGAaggatttgggttggaagggaccttaaagatcatctacaACCATGGGATATGATCCATGCACGAGCTCTGGATGTGAATATAGGAAAACCTGCATGGAGTGAACAAGTGATGGAGCTTCAGCCCTTTAAAcatccccctccctccctgtgctgtggttCTGCCAATCATTCCAGCCTGGGTGTGTTTGCAGAAGTGCTGTTTTACCCCCAAAAGtgccctgctgtggctgcctcatccctggaaatgtccaaggccagagggctgggctggatggggctcggagcagcctggtccagtggaaggtgtccctgcctgtgccagggcctctccgCCCTCAcggggaagaatttctcccagtatcccatctagccctgccctctggcagtgggcAGCCgctccctgtgtcctgtccctccaggcccttaCAAAAGCATGTGGGTACATTGATAAGGTCCCtctcagccttctccaggctgaacagtcccagctccctcagcctttcctcccaagAGGGATGCTCCAGTGCCCCCAGCTCTAGGGATGGAAACCCAGTCCCCAAGGTCCTGTGAGGAaggagggggcagggagggctgtgctgagggcacGGTGGCCTTTGGGCCTGCAGGGAGGAGGTGACGGCCTGGCAGGAGAGCCCcgagcacagctctgcccccaCAGCACAGGCGCAGGGGCTGCCCCCAAAGCGAGGCAGGGACTGGGttttgctgggaaaagctgcctggTTTTGTCCAGAGGGGCTGGCCAGGGCTCGCTAGATGCCAACATCCAGGTTTAGGAAGGAGACGTTGCTGTACAGCTCCGAGGAGACCGAGCCTCGCTCCATGCTGCGCGTCCAGCCGGACGGAGCAGGGTCCTCCCCAGGATCCTCATGCTCTGGGCTCCTAAGGAAGCAAAAAGAGGCAGAGATGCTGTCTGCAAATGCTTCTATTGCCTGCTGCACTCCCAAACGGGCTCCAGCAGTGATCCCAAAGGTCCCAAAGGCTGCCATCTCCAGACAGCCCCGAAAGGAAGGTGAAGGCAGACAAGAAGCTGTGGCACAgatgggttggaagggactttgaaGACCATCTagtccatgggcagggacaccttccactagaccaggttactccaagccccatccaaactggtATGGAAGTGGCCTGTGGTCCAGGAAAACCCTTCCCACGGGACAATTCATGCTTGCTGAAGGTGCCGTGGTGGACCCAGCTCATGGGACACGAGGTCCTTTTAGCCACCCAACCACAGGGAAGGGCACGAGCTCCAATTCTGAGCCCCGATGGGACTGTCCCACCTTGCACCCGAAATGTGGACATATGGACAGAGCTGGCAGCCACCCATAGACACACGGGGCAGGCAAAAACTGCGTGGGAATGTGGACATGGAGGATGGAGGAGAAGGCCGGTGATGGAGCAGGCATCAGTGTGTGACAGcgagaggcagcagcaggggaggggtTGGACAGGAGCCGTGTGGATACCGAAAGCTCTGGAgagagctggcacaggctggggaggaaACAGCGAGAACTGGGAGCTCGGAGGAATGGGCatgctggggtgggaagggctTTTGCTGGGGAGCTCCTGGCCAGAAGCAGTGTAGGAAGGAGAAATCTGCAGGACGATGAGCAGGGTGCGCTGTCCTTGTCCCCGCGCCCCGAGGAGCCCCTGGGGCACTTACGGCACATCGGGGAACTTCCTGCGCAGCAAGTACTCGATGACATCGGGGTCTGTCTGGAACAGCCTCCTCAGGACGTCACACTGCATTTCTGGAGAGACCTGGGGAGACACAGCCACGTCACTCGAGGAGCTCCTCTTGgcaggaggctgagcagagaCAGCCGAGGGCACTGGAGGGGCTCCAGGATGAGATGTGGTCACAGGCCCAGCGTGTTGGTGTCACACCCCACACACCTCTCCCCTGCTACTCTTGGAAGAGttcagagggaaggagggcCCAGAGGAGCCGCCCTGAGGAGCCTCACGTACCATGAACAGGGAGTGGTGGTGCTCGATGAGCCTCTGGAGCACCAGGATTATGGCAGCACTGTCCTCAAAGTTCAGGGCACCGGCATCTTTCTCTCCAGGCTTCTCCTTCTGCAGGATGTTGGGACCGAAGACTGTAGCCAGGTTGGAAGCTGTCATTTTATTCCCAGGGATCTACAGGGAAGCACAACAGGAACCTGTGGACTGCGGATGTACTGGCATGGGATGTCCCAGGATACCCTCACGCACCCCAGGGCAGGAACACAAGGGCAAGCTGAGGGCGAGATGTTGGTCTGGGTCCAGTTAGGTCCTCTCTGAGCTGGTGGCAGGGCCAGCACAAAGGGTCCCATTCCCACCTGCCTCACCCTCCcaccttttccaacctcagggatCCCGGGATTCCCTgaaagatttgttttttcccaaaggCTTCACCCAGGCTTGCAGCTGCTTGGTTCCAGCCGCAGCAGCCCGAGCGCCCCTTCCCCGTGCAGCTCGCCCTGGATCAGCCTTACCTCGCGGCCCTCGGGGTCCCGGGAGCTCTCAGCATGCCGGGCCACCTCGCCCAGGAAGCGCAGGAGCCGGAGCAGGGTGTCACTGTGGCACGggggcagcaggaacagcagcagctgcagcgtGTCCAGCTGCGCCGGCCCTCCATGGCTGGGCAGAGGGCAGTGGTCAGTGGggatcccagcccagcaggcacCTCCAGCCCTCCTCCACGTGTGTGGGAATGAGCCAGGCTGCTGTCCCACCCTTCATCCCACGGGATGGGGAACCCAGCAAGGGCTGAGGATATTGGATATTGCACAGCCCCAGTCAGATTGTCCTGGACCAGAGGGATTTTTATAACTCAGTTTTtaagaaaccaaaccaagccCCCACCGAACCCACAGGTGACAGTAACTGCAGGTGCCAGTGCCAGACAACACAACACCCACCCCATCGCTGTCCAGAGGCTTTGGAAAAGAAGGGTGGTGAGGAAGGATCCGttcctggcagtgtccaaagtcaggttggacaggactgGGAGCAACCTGACCTAGTGAGAGGTGCCCACAAGATTTAAGGTGCCCCCAGCACAAATCCTCCTGCGACTGTGCAGGCTCTGCCCCACAGGTACTcactggctgtgctgaggaagGCGCTGTAGAGCTCCCTGGGGATCAGGGGATCCGGCATATCCCGCAGAAACTCTttgagcagggcagccacatCATGAACACTTTGATGTTCATCCAAGAAAACATCCAGCCCTCGGTCAAACTCTTCCCTCAGCTTGGAGACGGAAgaaatgaggaggaggaaaatcacAGTTGGTTCTGGTCTGTTTTAGACCTCTCCACACCAGTGTCAGCTCTATCCATCCCCATCCATGCAAACCTCTGTCCCTGACAAGGCACAGCCAGAGGATGCAGCGAGTGTCCCCTTTACCTGCTGGACTCTTTTCTTGGAGCTCCCGACACGGAAGATGCCGACTGTTTGGAGCCCTGGGGGACAGACAGGTTAGTGCTGTGCCTTCCCACGGCTCCCTGCCACCCCGACTGCTCCTGGGAGCACCTCAGCACTGTGGCAGGGCTCCTCCTGCATGgctctcccttctccaggcagtgaggaaaaggaaaggctgtggagcCGTGAGATTTCCTTGGGTTGtctgagggaagggaggagatcTCATCCCTCCAGTCACTGTGAGTGAGGGCTGGATGTGCAGCAGGAGTTAAGGCCCCAGGATACGGTCACTGGCACACACAGTGACATTCCCCTCTCAGTGACATTCTCCTCTCAGTGACATTCCCCTCTGGCGCTGcatccagcccagagcactccCCACAGGAGGCTTTTTGGGAGATGCCCTACCCAGgactcacagaatcattaaggctggaaaacctccaagaccatcgagtccaaccttcGGGTGACTCCCACGATGCCCACTAAACCAGGCGCCTCCTCCCACCCTGGGGGTGCCCAGGCCAGGATGTCCCAGTGACCACACCAGGAGCTTTTCCAGCCCTTACCATGCGTCTCAAGGTGAGTGCAGCACCTGTCCACGATCCGTGGCACCTGCCAGCTGATGGGGTTCAGGCTCAGCGCCTTCTTCTTGCCCCGGCTCCTGCGAGGGTCCAGCTCGTGCGGGTGTGAGAGCTGcagtgcctccagcagctcGGACGTGTCATCACTCAGGTCCGTGATGGAATCCACGGACATGGCCCCCTGCGATGGGGCAGAGGGGGTTTGCAGGTGGCAGGAATGACCCCACAGAACCATCACTGCCACGACCTTGGGGGCTTCTGGGAAAGGAcagcacccagtgccacccctgccatgggcagggacaccttccaccgtCCTGGGgagctccaagccccagtgtccagcctggccttggacaccgccagggatccaggggcagccacagctgctctgggcaccctgtgccagggccttcccatcctcccagggaacaattccttccccatgtctcatctctccctgccctctggacCCTTAAATGTCCCCTGGTAACCTCAGCTCCATAAGAGCTGCGCTAGTGAAGGCCTCCCACTCCTCAGAGTCCATCTCTGAGGGGACTGGGGGCATCACCCTTTCCCTGAGGACAGACTGGGATCGGCCCAGCCTGGGACACAACCGACTCAGTCAGTAAGAAAAGATCCCGGAAATTCCCATTTATCGCTGAATTCAGActccccatcccagagcaccaTCCCGGCCCATTTTGGGGACCATACCCTCCGCTGGCTCCAGGAGCTCTTGTCCAGCAGCGCTGGGGACAGCGGCTCCTCTGGGAAGCCCCCGTCGGGTGCCCAGATGCAGCTGGTGCCCATTCCCAATCTCCGCTGCCTCTGAGCCCGGAATCTCGTCACTGTGGCCTCCACCTCCAGGCAGAGCCGGCGGCTCTTCCCCACGGCCTCCTGCAGCTGCCGGCAGGCGCGGTCATTGGCGATGACCTGGGGGAGTGGGACCCCGAAGGTGTGGGGAGAGCAGTCTGGGGAAAcacgggagggagggagggagggagggaaaggcatCGCCgctgagggagctgctctgtgcagcccagCGTTCCTGCCCCTGGGAGCACCTGGAGCCGGTGGTGCATTCCCAAGGAGCCAGGCAAGCCCGaagggagctgctcctcctggagagcaggaaaggtGTGCTGGGACCCCGGGGGCCAAACAGCCGAGCGGGGAGGGCACGGTGTGGGAAATGGggtgctggaggaagaggaaggagacaCCAAGGACAGCTGCTCTCGGCAGTGAGCTTGCTGGAGCCTTTCCCAGTTTCTCCTGgagtttctcctttctttaaCTGGGTACAGCCCCATGAAGATGCCATGGGGTCTATGAAGCAACAGCTTCATGAATCACCTTCCCAAATTCTAACCTCCAATTCTCTACAGGGTTTGCCTCGGCTACGTCTGCTCAAGAAAAGTCTCGGTATTGGTGGCATTTTTCCCAAATAACTGTCCCTGTCCACCCCCCTAGCAAGGAGGGCTCTCCTCACCCCCAGCCTCTGCACTGCCCTGGGGTTTCACACCCGGAGCAGAGCCACGAATCCATTTGGTAAAATAGGAGGCATCAAGGTCAGTCGTTCCCTTGAGTGGGCTTCGTGCTGGTGTGGGGAAGCTCATTCCCACCTGGCTCTGCTCTAGGGCTCTGTGTGCCCTGGGATTGTCACCGAGGTCCTTCAAGGGACGATAAAATAGGACTGGAAGCAGCAAGATTGGGGCAAAATGGGCAGAGAGACACATTTCCAGGTGTACAGCTTGGAAATGCAGGTTCGTATTCCACACACCCATCTGTGCCTTCCAGGCTTGATGGAGCTCGTGCCACCCCAGGAACAGCAGAACAACCTGGGATGAAGCATCCTGCTGGATTCGGGCACCTCCCACCTCACCAAAAATCACCAGTTCCCCTGAGAGCAGGGACCAAAGCAGGGTAACAGGGAGGCTGCtcacctttcctctcctttgagAAGCTCTCCAGCTTCTGCCGGATGGATTTAATGCCTTTGGAGCCATCTGCGAGGAGAAGGGCAGGTTCAGCACCAGCATTTTGGGGCTGGTTCAGCACAggctccctgtccctctgcagcctccagcctggggacactgcAGTGACAGCCACAGCCCCGAGGGCGTCCAGGAGTCCCCCGGGACACgtggtgggcagcagctggccAGGGAACAGCCCTGGAGATGGACATTGCTAGAGATGGGCACCGTCCTCCCCCAgtgaagggatggagggaccCCGCGGCACCACACGAGCAGTGTGGCCCAGAAAGGCTTTGGGGAATGTTTTATGGAGCACAAAGTTGTACAGAACACCATCACAACTCCCATCCTGCTCTGGAGCACTCCCACCTCACACATCCAGCAGCAGTGAACAGAGAATTCAGTCACTGCCCACCCTAAATCCTTCCAGGACACATCCCCCTATTCTGGCTCATACTCCTCATTCCTGAGGAATTCTCTTCCTAGGAACAGCTTATATCTActtgtttgggttattttgtaAGCCTTAGAGGAAAGCTCTGACAGCTGGAATTAGGAACGTGAGTGTGGAAGCCAACATAAATTATCCAGCAGCACACTGACCAACCAGGAAGGAAATATTGGGGTCTGGGGTTGTTTTTGGCACTGCACTGGTCCctagagaagctgctgctggagggtgTCACTGCAAGGGGGATCACAGCAGCCcgaaataaaacagaaaaggaatcAGGATGTTTGTGGTCAGAATCCTCCAGGGactggggctgcagccctggagcaACTGGGAGTtctgggagggagaggggagctgtgctggactCTTCATGAAGCCATTCCATGGCATGAAATCTTCGGAATATTAAGGGGAAACCAAACTCAGGCGTCCCCTCAGGCACTTGGTGCTCGGTGTGAGGCTGGGCTTTGggagatgctccatccctgggagaGGTTCCAGAGACCTGGGGCCTCCATCCTTGGGGCTGCTGTGAGGGGAAGGGGGGCTGGAGACCCCCAAGCTCCCTCTgcaccccccagccccagaTCTGGTGAGCTGGTAgcatcccctgccctgctgggacaTGGCCCAGGGCAGAGGAGGCACATCAAGGGGGTAAGAAGTGAATTTGGGAAGGAGTCTGAGGAACTGCAGCTCTCTGGGTTTGCTGATGGGGGATACAGGCAGCCCTGGCAACCCTGACAGGGCCTCTGTACTCAGCTCCTAAACTGATCCACCCTCAATGTCCCAGTGCATTACCCACTGTCTCACATGCCCCTTTCCAGCACTGGGACTTAGTGCTGGACGTGGATCCGAGCAGCAAATCCCATCCCAAGGGCACTCAGACAATCCCAGTGGAGCCCTCGCTGAGTTGTCACatctggtttgggtttggaggGTCATGTTCTCACACTGCTGTGGACATGCAAACCCCTCCACAGGCTGATCAGGCCCTCGGGGCTCAGAACAAAGCaggaatgagaaataaaatggacCAAAAAGTGTCACAAATGTCTTTCCATAACCATCGCCCCGGGCTGTGGTGCGGGGGTGAGCAGCATGAATGGCTCAGCCTCAGcccccctcccatcccctccctcccctccctcctgtcCCATCCTGTCCCATCCTGTCCCATCCTGTCCCATCGTGTCCCTCCTGTACCTCTGTCCAGACTGAGGTGCCCCACGAgcagcctctcctgcagccagaACAGCGCCAGCTCCTGCAGACTGGCCCTCTCCAGCTCGGa
Coding sequences:
- the ARHGAP36 gene encoding rho GTPase-activating protein 36, which encodes MQPVALQSLSELERASLQELALFWLQERLLVGHLSLDRDGSKGIKSIRQKLESFSKERKDCSPHTFGVPLPQVIANDRACRQLQEAVGKSRRLCLEVEATVTRFRAQRQRRLGMGTSCIWAPDGGFPEEPLSPALLDKSSWSQRRGAMSVDSITDLSDDTSELLEALQLSHPHELDPRRSRGKKKALSLNPISWQVPRIVDRCCTHLETHGLQTVGIFRVGSSKKRVQQLREEFDRGLDVFLDEHQSVHDVAALLKEFLRDMPDPLIPRELYSAFLSTARPAQLDTLQLLLFLLPPCHSDTLLRLLRFLGEVARHAESSRDPEGREIPGNKMTASNLATVFGPNILQKEKPGEKDAGALNFEDSAAIILVLQRLIEHHHSLFMVSPEMQCDVLRRLFQTDPDVIEYLLRRKFPDVPSPEHEDPGEDPAPSGWTRSMERGSVSSELYSNVSFLNLDVGI